The proteins below are encoded in one region of Bremerella sp. P1:
- a CDS encoding sigma-70 family RNA polymerase sigma factor, which produces MSDVTQILSQIEDGDASAADRLLPLVYDELRKLASAKMSQERPGQTLQATALVHDAFIRLVDQKQPQKWDNARHFFSAAAEAMRRILIERARQRATVKHGGELKRLELAAIDPAVLPIACDDILGLDEALERLNQQHPRKAEIVRLRFFAGLTTAQAAQTLGISLSTAENDWAYARSWLRVAMSEASE; this is translated from the coding sequence ATGTCAGATGTTACGCAGATTCTATCCCAGATCGAAGATGGCGATGCCTCGGCAGCGGATCGCTTGCTACCCTTGGTCTACGACGAGCTTCGTAAGCTCGCCAGCGCTAAGATGTCACAGGAAAGGCCCGGCCAGACGCTTCAGGCCACAGCGTTGGTGCACGACGCGTTTATCCGCCTGGTGGACCAAAAGCAGCCGCAAAAATGGGACAATGCTCGTCACTTTTTCTCCGCGGCGGCTGAGGCTATGCGGCGAATTCTCATCGAGCGTGCTCGCCAGCGAGCAACGGTGAAGCACGGTGGTGAACTAAAACGTCTCGAGCTCGCCGCGATAGATCCGGCAGTTCTGCCAATCGCATGCGATGACATCCTCGGATTGGACGAAGCCCTGGAGCGGCTGAATCAACAACACCCTCGCAAAGCGGAGATCGTCCGATTGCGATTCTTTGCCGGTCTGACAACCGCGCAAGCAGCGCAAACGCTCGGTATCTCCCTCTCGACCGCCGAAAACGACTGGGCTTACGCTCGATCCTGGTTACGTGTTGCCATGTCGGAAGCGAGTGAATGA
- a CDS encoding ABC transporter permease produces the protein MNPKALKEMLVQYGGLCVVLAIMVGVFSGLSENFLQRSTFTTIANQIPDLTLVAVGMTFILVVGGIDLSVGSILALSSAVLGALMVDAGWPLWAAIPVCLLTGALCGLFNGCVSVGFRIPSFIVTLGMLEIARGATKVVTDSQTKYIGSKVEVIGEPLPYLHLSTAFLLALAAVLAGQFLLSRTVFGRYCIAIGTNEEAVRMSGIRTAPYSIAVFTLSGLLCGLAGLAQTSRLSSADPNAAIGLELLAIAACVIGGTSLMGGRGSVISSFIGVLIISVLQTGLAQIGVSDANKQIITGSVIVVAVLIDSLRNRFRK, from the coding sequence ATGAACCCAAAAGCACTCAAGGAGATGCTCGTTCAGTATGGGGGCTTGTGTGTCGTACTGGCCATCATGGTGGGCGTATTCAGCGGCCTGAGCGAAAACTTCCTGCAGCGGTCGACCTTCACGACCATCGCCAATCAGATACCCGACCTGACGCTCGTGGCGGTCGGAATGACCTTCATTCTAGTGGTCGGGGGAATAGATCTTTCGGTAGGTTCAATCCTGGCATTGTCGTCGGCCGTCCTAGGTGCACTCATGGTGGACGCCGGCTGGCCGCTGTGGGCTGCCATTCCCGTTTGCCTATTAACCGGTGCGTTGTGCGGATTGTTTAATGGGTGCGTTTCGGTCGGGTTTCGCATTCCCTCGTTTATCGTGACCTTGGGCATGCTCGAGATCGCCCGCGGAGCGACGAAGGTCGTTACCGATTCTCAGACCAAGTACATCGGATCGAAGGTTGAAGTGATTGGCGAACCGCTTCCCTATCTCCATCTCTCGACGGCATTTCTCCTTGCGCTTGCGGCTGTCCTGGCAGGTCAATTCCTGCTTTCCAGAACCGTTTTCGGTCGCTACTGCATCGCAATTGGGACCAACGAAGAAGCCGTGCGGATGTCAGGCATTCGGACGGCCCCGTACTCCATCGCCGTGTTTACCCTGAGTGGACTGCTGTGCGGACTCGCTGGCCTCGCTCAGACTTCCCGGCTCTCCAGTGCCGATCCCAATGCAGCGATTGGCCTGGAATTGCTGGCGATCGCCGCCTGCGTAATTGGCGGCACGAGCTTGATGGGTGGCCGAGGCAGCGTCATCAGCTCGTTTATTGGCGTGTTGATCATCTCGGTCCTGCAAACAGGCCTTGCCCAGATCGGTGTCTCCGATGCTAACAAACAGATCATCACGGGAAGCGTGATTGTGGTTGCGGTTCTGATTGACTCGCTCCGCAACCGCTTTCGGAAGTGA
- a CDS encoding tandem-95 repeat protein, protein MSKHTHPCVTCIVSGEALEERLVLSATVGNNIAVGDEFQNYRIAIAATAEFTAYFGDQNAALAAIQDTVAELNEIFERELAIHFDLVSGTNTIFTNSSTDGYTNGNASTMIGQNTPILNSIIGVGNYDIGHVFGTVSSGGSGLAGLGVVNNSNWKGRGVSLFAAPVGTNFVNLVAHEIGHQFNAEHTFNGNTYGSTAGNRSASSAYEPASGSTLMSYAGIAADGSGNDNLQDQEDDYFHSASFEEIQTFLAGSGAPSSTTPTGNSIPTISAGSDYTIPAGTTFQLIASGSDADSSDTLTYTWEQLDLGPAMSLPLFDNGSSPLFRSFVPTTDPSRTFPLLDDIINNVNTAAIGEALPTTDRDINFRATVRDGNGGVNSDDTLITVVATGSPFQLTNTNSGSTWIGGQSQTITWDVAGTTANGINAANVAIELSDDGGYTYGITLAASTSNDGSFTIDVPNIDIAQARVRVRAIGNVFFDISDADFSITSNASLPGVTVTESGGTTLIGEAGVVGGQTVDTYTLALNTTPSGPVDITVNADSQTEVSLDGVNFASSVVVTRSDTTPQTIHVRGFDDGVEEGIHNGSITHSVSSSSDSNYPLDMDINSISVTIADDELQPLIGVDFDDTGSSPTNWTTITSIFSSSNSNLIREDGATSSVDLTINTSGGANTDTTSPPPNLPDHSPTLSGLDGIRFAANSIVLTWSDLVPLADYDLYLFLSEPYSNIAIQTVTISGGGNNPFPFIMDTSQTGSDLLVNSAVASPSRPLEDDAVRATADSSGEIVITISNTGGDYVFLSGAAIQAVAPVGTPPQAVNDSYSIDEDTTLNVSAAGVLSNDTDTELDPLTASLLTGPTNGSLTLNPDGSFTYTPNENFNGTDTFTYLANDGSYDSNTATVTITVNATNDEPVAQDDPVTTDEDTPITVSVLDNDSDVDGDTISVLSVSDSANGTAVLNVDGTVTYTPNQDFHGEDTFTYTITDTNNETHTATVTVTVDPINDEPVAADDSASTDEDTAVDISVLTNDSDIDGDKLTVQSASTPTNGTTVVNANGTITYTPNANFNGTDEFTYTISDGNGGSYSATVTVTVLALNDAPVATDDGYSVDEDGTLTVPAAGVLGNDTDVEDDSLNSILVSDTANGTLTLNTDGSFTYTPDADFYGTDTFTYKANDGSADSDPATVTITVNPINDAPVATDDSASTNEDTPVTINLLANDTDTESDSLSIEIETGPTNGSVEQNPDKTVTYTPDPDFHGTDTFTYLVTDGDKSDTATVTVTVLPINDAPIAVDDSATTTEDVSVAISVLDNDTDVDGDSPTVASVSDPANGSVVINQDGTVTYTPDTNFEGSDTFTYTIDDGHGEMDTATVTVTIGAVNDPPVASDDSASTDEDTSVDITVLDNDSDIDGDVLSVVSASEPANGTTVVNANGTITYTPDPDFHGTDTFTYKIDDGNSGSDTATVTVTVNPTADAPEATDDDYNVDEDTTLTISAAGVLGNDSDVDGDSLTAAVVAGPSHGSLTLNSDGSFSYTPNTNFNGSDSFTYQANDGTANSNTATVTIVVNAVNDRPEAADDDSYSVDEDNSLTVPAAGVLGNDSDIDGDGFTAVLVDGPDNGDLTLNSDGSFTYTPDTHFNGSDTFTYLANDGIADSDPATVTITVNPINDDPEASDDSPTTDEDTAVDIAVLDNDTDIDGDILTVISASDPTNGSVVVNANGTITYTPDTNFHGSDSFTYTIQDTSGQPSTATVNVTVNPLNDPPVALDDSAQTDEGVPVVITVLGNDSDVDGDQPSVTSASDPASGTTQINPDGTITYTPDVDFHGSDSFTYNIADGNGGSATGTVSVTVSATQNDSVVSLSLAALDGGVSNASPPTFGEEPPVLHEWQSVGGQLWLTVAEAFDEISVDLVIDIVSSTELVEAPVIIEHVGQAAQIESDVVNTDRATRITLTGIDLSGVQIGDHVYLGTLSFSPNTSNLAGLTSGTDGEYSQGEDNLGFSVNAAETVGGVPLLFASEVPGSIAPVIYDTNDDGRIGLSDFAEFISLYGHTADQSKPEAYRYDFDRNGKVSLQDFALFIRYYGFTKVSQSDIEMPGLTSELVTQAATSQPAEELIGVFAAAQLESEPNEITLIDQGSEFPAQLSVSSPQVTNSTLVPESRHDTEKSFIEENSESTVQRTIRVDHLPHARLFSNVSWEPRLVDVAVQDDDVFDFSSRAVESDDDDEFALAPIWPID, encoded by the coding sequence TTGTCCAAGCACACTCACCCGTGCGTGACTTGCATTGTTTCTGGTGAAGCACTTGAAGAACGATTGGTACTTTCGGCAACGGTTGGCAACAACATCGCGGTCGGTGACGAATTCCAGAATTATCGGATTGCGATCGCCGCGACTGCCGAATTCACCGCCTATTTTGGTGACCAGAATGCCGCCCTGGCTGCTATCCAAGATACGGTCGCAGAACTCAACGAGATCTTCGAGCGCGAACTAGCTATTCACTTCGATCTGGTGAGCGGCACCAACACCATCTTTACTAACTCGTCTACCGATGGTTACACCAACGGTAACGCCAGCACGATGATCGGCCAGAACACGCCGATTCTCAACTCCATCATTGGTGTGGGGAACTACGACATCGGGCATGTCTTCGGAACCGTATCCAGCGGCGGAAGTGGCCTAGCCGGGCTCGGGGTCGTCAACAATTCGAATTGGAAAGGACGTGGCGTTTCGTTATTCGCTGCACCTGTTGGAACCAACTTTGTGAACCTGGTCGCGCACGAGATCGGGCACCAATTCAATGCAGAGCACACGTTCAATGGGAATACTTACGGTTCAACAGCCGGGAATCGAAGTGCCAGTAGCGCCTACGAGCCAGCAAGCGGTTCTACCTTGATGAGTTACGCGGGTATCGCTGCCGACGGCAGCGGTAACGACAATCTCCAGGATCAGGAAGACGATTACTTCCACTCGGCAAGCTTTGAAGAGATCCAGACCTTCTTGGCCGGTAGCGGTGCTCCGAGTTCCACGACTCCAACTGGAAACAGCATACCCACAATTTCTGCAGGTTCGGACTACACCATCCCTGCTGGAACGACTTTTCAACTGATTGCTTCCGGATCGGATGCCGATTCGTCGGACACACTTACCTATACGTGGGAACAATTGGACCTCGGTCCAGCGATGAGTCTGCCGCTGTTCGATAATGGCAGTAGTCCCTTGTTTCGCTCTTTCGTACCGACAACCGACCCGTCACGAACCTTTCCTTTGCTTGACGACATCATCAACAACGTCAATACGGCAGCAATCGGCGAGGCGCTTCCGACGACCGATCGCGATATTAACTTCCGTGCCACGGTGCGTGATGGCAACGGCGGGGTGAACTCGGACGATACGCTGATAACTGTCGTCGCTACGGGATCGCCTTTCCAGCTGACCAACACGAACAGCGGATCAACTTGGATCGGCGGGCAGTCGCAGACGATCACCTGGGATGTCGCCGGAACGACGGCCAATGGAATCAATGCTGCCAATGTGGCGATCGAACTCTCCGACGACGGCGGCTACACGTATGGCATTACGCTGGCGGCTTCGACGTCAAACGATGGTTCTTTCACGATCGATGTCCCCAACATTGACATCGCCCAGGCTCGAGTCCGTGTTCGTGCCATCGGCAACGTGTTTTTCGATATCTCTGATGCCGATTTCAGTATCACAAGCAATGCGAGTCTTCCCGGCGTAACAGTGACCGAATCCGGCGGCACGACGCTGATCGGCGAAGCAGGAGTTGTGGGCGGTCAGACGGTCGACACGTATACCCTTGCCCTGAATACGACTCCCAGCGGTCCCGTCGATATCACGGTCAATGCGGATTCCCAGACAGAGGTTAGTCTCGATGGCGTGAACTTCGCCTCAAGCGTTGTCGTGACTCGTTCAGACACAACGCCCCAGACCATCCATGTCCGCGGCTTTGACGACGGAGTTGAAGAAGGCATTCACAACGGATCGATTACGCACAGCGTCTCGTCGAGCAGTGATTCCAACTATCCCCTGGACATGGATATCAATTCGATCAGTGTCACCATTGCCGACGACGAGTTGCAGCCGCTGATTGGCGTTGACTTCGACGACACCGGTTCCTCACCCACCAACTGGACAACCATCACAAGTATCTTCTCCAGCTCTAACTCCAACTTGATTCGCGAAGACGGTGCGACTTCATCGGTTGACCTCACTATCAATACCAGTGGTGGCGCCAATACAGATACGACTAGTCCACCGCCCAATTTGCCCGATCACTCACCGACTTTGTCAGGCCTGGACGGTATTCGTTTTGCCGCGAATTCCATCGTACTCACCTGGTCAGATCTCGTTCCACTGGCTGATTACGACCTGTATCTGTTTTTGTCAGAACCCTATTCCAACATTGCGATCCAGACCGTCACGATTTCTGGTGGAGGAAACAATCCGTTCCCCTTCATCATGGATACCTCACAGACTGGCTCTGACCTGCTCGTCAACAGTGCCGTTGCCAGTCCCAGCAGGCCCTTAGAAGACGACGCCGTTCGTGCGACCGCCGACAGTAGTGGTGAAATCGTCATCACCATCTCTAACACAGGCGGCGACTATGTCTTTCTTTCCGGGGCGGCTATCCAGGCAGTCGCCCCAGTAGGTACTCCGCCTCAGGCAGTTAACGATTCATACTCGATTGACGAAGACACAACACTCAATGTTTCGGCAGCGGGCGTTCTCAGCAATGACACCGATACCGAACTGGACCCGTTGACGGCCTCACTATTGACCGGGCCGACCAATGGGTCGCTGACGCTCAATCCGGATGGGTCCTTTACCTACACACCCAACGAGAACTTCAACGGCACCGATACCTTTACGTACCTGGCGAATGACGGCAGTTACGACTCGAATACGGCGACGGTGACCATCACGGTTAACGCGACCAACGATGAACCCGTTGCCCAGGACGATCCGGTGACTACCGATGAAGACACACCGATCACTGTGTCAGTTCTCGATAACGATAGTGATGTCGATGGCGACACAATCAGCGTGTTATCCGTCTCCGATTCCGCCAATGGCACTGCGGTCCTGAACGTGGATGGTACGGTCACCTACACGCCGAATCAGGACTTTCATGGTGAAGACACTTTCACCTACACCATCACCGACACGAACAACGAAACGCATACGGCGACGGTAACGGTCACGGTCGATCCCATTAATGATGAGCCGGTTGCCGCGGACGATTCGGCATCCACCGACGAGGACACGGCCGTTGACATTTCTGTCTTAACCAATGACAGCGACATCGATGGCGACAAGTTGACCGTCCAGTCGGCCAGCACTCCAACCAATGGCACGACTGTGGTCAATGCTAACGGGACCATTACCTACACCCCCAACGCCAACTTCAACGGCACGGATGAATTCACCTATACGATAAGCGATGGCAACGGTGGTTCGTATTCGGCCACGGTGACGGTTACGGTCCTTGCCCTTAACGATGCTCCCGTTGCGACCGACGATGGCTACTCGGTGGATGAAGATGGTACGCTGACCGTTCCCGCCGCTGGCGTGCTGGGTAACGATACCGATGTCGAAGATGACTCGCTTAACAGCATACTCGTGTCAGACACTGCTAATGGAACGTTAACACTCAACACAGACGGCTCGTTTACCTATACCCCCGATGCTGACTTTTACGGAACCGACACTTTTACCTACAAGGCCAACGACGGTTCCGCAGACTCGGATCCGGCAACGGTAACCATTACCGTGAATCCGATTAATGACGCGCCCGTTGCCACCGATGACTCCGCTTCGACGAATGAAGATACGCCCGTCACGATCAATCTCTTGGCGAATGATACAGACACCGAATCGGACTCGCTGAGTATCGAAATCGAAACGGGGCCAACCAACGGAAGCGTCGAGCAGAACCCTGACAAGACGGTGACCTACACGCCAGATCCCGATTTCCACGGCACCGATACGTTTACCTACCTGGTTACCGATGGCGACAAATCGGACACGGCCACAGTAACGGTCACCGTGCTGCCGATCAACGATGCCCCGATCGCTGTCGACGATTCCGCGACAACGACGGAGGACGTCTCCGTCGCCATCTCGGTCTTGGACAACGACACGGATGTCGACGGCGATTCACCCACAGTTGCTTCCGTGAGCGATCCCGCGAATGGATCGGTCGTGATCAACCAAGACGGGACGGTTACCTATACGCCTGATACCAACTTCGAAGGCAGTGACACCTTCACCTACACCATCGATGATGGCCATGGCGAAATGGACACCGCAACGGTTACCGTCACCATCGGCGCTGTAAACGATCCTCCGGTGGCCAGTGACGACTCGGCATCAACCGATGAAGACACATCCGTCGATATCACCGTGTTGGATAACGACAGTGATATTGACGGCGATGTGCTTAGCGTGGTCTCGGCCAGTGAGCCGGCCAACGGGACGACCGTGGTGAATGCCAACGGCACGATCACCTACACGCCCGATCCCGACTTCCACGGGACCGATACGTTCACCTATAAAATTGATGATGGCAATAGTGGATCGGATACGGCTACGGTGACGGTGACGGTCAATCCAACAGCTGACGCACCCGAGGCCACGGATGACGATTACAACGTTGATGAGGATACGACGCTGACCATTTCTGCGGCCGGGGTCTTAGGAAACGACTCGGACGTCGATGGTGATTCGCTCACCGCGGCGGTCGTGGCTGGCCCGTCCCACGGATCGTTGACGCTCAATAGCGATGGTTCGTTTAGCTATACCCCAAACACGAACTTCAACGGCAGCGACAGTTTTACGTACCAAGCAAATGACGGTACTGCCAACTCAAATACAGCAACCGTTACGATTGTCGTAAACGCGGTGAACGATCGGCCGGAAGCTGCGGACGACGATAGCTACTCGGTCGATGAAGATAATTCACTGACTGTTCCTGCGGCAGGCGTGCTAGGCAATGATTCCGACATTGATGGCGACGGCTTTACTGCGGTTCTGGTCGACGGCCCTGACAATGGTGACCTGACGCTCAATAGCGATGGTTCATTTACCTATACGCCGGACACCCACTTCAACGGCAGTGACACCTTCACCTATCTGGCCAACGATGGAATTGCCGACTCGGATCCGGCAACTGTGACCATCACCGTCAATCCAATCAATGATGACCCTGAGGCCAGTGACGATTCGCCCACCACCGATGAAGATACGGCTGTTGACATCGCCGTATTAGACAACGACACCGATATCGACGGGGACATACTCACCGTTATTTCGGCGAGTGATCCGACCAACGGATCGGTTGTTGTGAACGCGAATGGGACAATCACCTACACCCCAGACACCAACTTCCATGGCAGCGATTCGTTTACCTACACAATCCAGGACACCAGCGGGCAACCGAGCACGGCGACGGTCAATGTCACGGTCAATCCGCTCAATGATCCTCCAGTCGCTCTGGATGACTCAGCGCAGACCGACGAAGGCGTGCCAGTTGTCATCACTGTCCTTGGGAACGACAGCGACGTTGACGGTGATCAACCAAGCGTTACTTCGGCAAGTGACCCCGCCTCTGGTACGACCCAGATAAACCCGGACGGGACGATTACCTACACGCCCGATGTTGACTTTCACGGAAGCGATTCATTTACCTACAACATCGCAGATGGCAATGGCGGTAGCGCAACCGGGACCGTTTCAGTCACTGTCTCTGCCACGCAAAATGATAGCGTCGTATCCCTGTCGTTGGCTGCGCTTGACGGCGGGGTCAGCAACGCCTCGCCACCAACATTTGGCGAAGAGCCTCCCGTATTACACGAGTGGCAGAGCGTTGGCGGACAACTTTGGCTAACCGTTGCCGAAGCATTCGATGAGATATCGGTCGACCTGGTCATCGATATCGTTTCTTCAACGGAACTGGTTGAGGCCCCAGTCATCATCGAACATGTAGGCCAAGCGGCCCAAATTGAAAGCGATGTCGTCAACACTGACCGGGCAACGCGAATTACGCTCACAGGCATTGATCTCTCTGGCGTTCAAATCGGTGATCATGTCTACCTGGGGACGCTCTCGTTTTCACCCAATACTTCCAATCTGGCAGGCCTGACGTCCGGTACAGACGGAGAATATTCCCAAGGTGAAGATAATCTCGGGTTTTCCGTTAATGCCGCTGAGACCGTCGGCGGCGTTCCACTTCTATTCGCGTCTGAGGTTCCCGGTTCTATAGCCCCGGTCATCTACGATACAAACGACGACGGTCGAATCGGGCTGTCTGATTTCGCTGAGTTCATCAGTCTCTATGGACATACGGCTGACCAGAGCAAGCCAGAGGCATATCGATATGATTTCGACCGCAATGGCAAGGTATCACTGCAGGACTTTGCTTTGTTCATCCGGTATTACGGATTCACGAAAGTATCCCAGTCTGATATTGAGATGCCTGGCCTAACGAGCGAACTTGTGACTCAGGCAGCAACGTCGCAGCCCGCAGAAGAATTGATCGGCGTGTTCGCTGCCGCCCAACTCGAATCAGAGCCCAACGAAATCACATTGATCGATCAAGGCTCTGAATTTCCTGCGCAGCTAAGCGTTAGCTCACCTCAGGTAACCAATTCGACACTTGTCCCTGAGTCCCGGCACGATACTGAAAAGTCCTTTATCGAAGAGAATTCTGAATCTACAGTCCAACGTACTATCCGGGTTGATCATCTACCTCACGCACGGCTCTTCTCCAACGTTTCGTGGGAACCGCGACTTGTGGATGTCGCGGTTCAGGACGACGATGTCTTTGACTTCTCCTCGCGTGCCGTCGAGAGCGATGATGACGACGAGTTCGCCCTCGCGCCCATTTGGCCCATAGATTGA
- a CDS encoding serine/threonine protein kinase → MNDVLRENFQKSVRGSDCESRIVIYRSRILLTTNWNRSMNDRQLDEEKIFHIARGITSGELREDYLVQICAGDAALRERVDALLDAFEKEQSLLKSNVAVEATASFSGNGEAVGEHIGRYKLLQMIGEGGFGVVYLAEQSRPVRRKVAVKIIKPGMDTRAVVARFEAERQALALMDHPNIAKVFDGGSTDAGRPYFVMELVKGVPITDFCDENKFTLKQRLELFATVCQAIQHAHQKGIIHRDIKPSNVLVTLHDGVPVPKVIDFGISKAISQQLTEKTLFTAHGQMIGTPQYMSPEQAEMSGLDIDTRSDIYSLGILLYELLTGCTPLDPVKIRQTAYADLQRMIREDEPLQPSRRYSTMGKQSAAIATKRQTDPRKLGGLLRGELDLIVMKSLEKDRNRRYDSATEFADDVQRFLKGDSVQACPPSASYRFRKFARKNRSLLITGSVITTILLVSTISSSIIAIQLHNALNELKEARSYKQQVGIDRAVVSAAIGNFDQAREAIAGAELDKPRAYELMVDGVKARYDGDVKAAIQYLEEANQLESDDVIIQSMLAMAYLIHGDWESYAHATVRQDAKTLNSDYERMFVGNSLIWSDPDTGLELLTEAAENLQHPLAYVYRALTLASLANGSRDLEAMEIAIQDADRSMSYLPVNEFSLTYQLYIRMLAQDLFVKLANEAEDQGDSVEAEKFNMRADELLQDLDEIFAQFGKEGSYASQNVKGRYYRLHGDTEQAREYYRTTNQGQATLLGYALDNPSEIDSEIERLKQKEFAIGRGNLCRIILQLETEKIDIDDPVIEEYLGTATEEGAGWVIDLALITGRYEEAQALAVKLYKNFPEDGNRVRRNFLRYNAGDSSISEYLRDTPKLAHGGANYQIGLHYLSRGKRTEAAKYFQDSIDYGIPDDRAREFAIVFLKQFDKDPSWPRWIPVNE, encoded by the coding sequence GTGAATGATGTACTTAGAGAAAATTTCCAAAAATCGGTTCGGGGCTCTGACTGTGAATCTCGCATAGTTATTTACAGGTCCAGAATACTACTCACGACGAACTGGAATCGAAGCATGAATGACCGCCAATTGGACGAAGAGAAGATCTTTCACATTGCTCGAGGGATTACGTCTGGGGAACTACGTGAAGATTATCTCGTCCAGATCTGTGCAGGCGACGCAGCGCTCCGGGAACGAGTGGATGCCCTGCTGGATGCTTTTGAAAAGGAGCAATCCCTGCTGAAGTCCAACGTGGCGGTTGAGGCGACGGCCAGTTTCAGTGGCAATGGCGAGGCTGTGGGCGAGCACATCGGACGCTACAAGCTGCTGCAGATGATTGGCGAAGGAGGCTTCGGCGTCGTCTATCTCGCCGAGCAAAGCCGTCCGGTTCGTCGCAAGGTCGCCGTCAAGATTATCAAGCCGGGCATGGACACGCGGGCCGTCGTGGCTCGCTTTGAAGCGGAGCGGCAAGCACTGGCCCTGATGGACCACCCCAACATCGCCAAGGTGTTTGACGGAGGATCTACGGATGCGGGACGTCCCTATTTCGTGATGGAACTCGTCAAGGGAGTACCGATCACCGACTTCTGCGATGAAAACAAATTCACGCTAAAGCAACGGTTGGAATTGTTTGCGACCGTCTGCCAGGCGATTCAGCACGCGCACCAAAAGGGGATTATTCATCGCGACATCAAGCCATCGAACGTACTGGTCACCCTGCACGACGGCGTGCCCGTGCCTAAGGTAATCGATTTTGGTATCTCCAAGGCGATCTCTCAGCAACTCACCGAGAAGACCCTGTTCACGGCCCATGGTCAGATGATTGGTACTCCGCAGTATATGAGTCCGGAACAGGCCGAGATGAGCGGCTTGGATATTGATACCCGCAGCGATATCTACTCATTGGGAATATTGTTGTACGAACTGTTGACTGGATGCACGCCGCTGGACCCGGTAAAGATCCGCCAAACGGCTTACGCCGACCTGCAACGAATGATACGTGAGGATGAACCATTACAGCCTTCGCGGCGGTATAGCACTATGGGCAAGCAGTCGGCAGCGATTGCGACCAAGCGGCAAACCGATCCACGAAAGCTTGGCGGCCTGCTGCGTGGCGAACTCGATCTCATCGTGATGAAGTCTTTGGAAAAGGATCGTAATCGTCGCTACGACTCCGCGACCGAGTTTGCCGATGACGTCCAGCGATTCCTCAAGGGTGATTCGGTTCAAGCCTGTCCACCATCGGCATCGTATCGGTTTCGGAAGTTTGCCCGCAAGAATCGCTCCCTGCTTATTACGGGAAGTGTGATCACGACGATTCTGTTGGTGTCAACAATTTCCAGTTCGATCATTGCTATTCAGTTGCATAACGCGCTGAATGAACTTAAAGAAGCCCGCTCCTACAAACAACAAGTGGGCATTGATCGAGCGGTCGTTTCGGCAGCCATCGGCAACTTTGATCAAGCACGTGAGGCAATCGCCGGTGCGGAACTCGACAAACCACGCGCCTACGAATTGATGGTCGATGGAGTAAAGGCCCGTTATGATGGTGATGTAAAAGCGGCTATCCAATACTTGGAGGAAGCGAATCAACTTGAGTCCGATGACGTAATTATTCAATCCATGCTGGCGATGGCGTACCTGATCCACGGTGATTGGGAGTCCTACGCCCATGCAACCGTTCGACAGGATGCCAAGACATTGAATTCCGATTACGAACGCATGTTCGTCGGTAATTCGTTAATTTGGTCCGATCCCGACACCGGCTTGGAATTGCTAACCGAGGCCGCGGAAAACCTGCAGCACCCTCTCGCGTACGTGTATCGTGCTCTTACGCTTGCCTCCCTGGCAAATGGTTCACGCGACCTTGAGGCCATGGAAATTGCGATTCAAGACGCCGACCGCAGTATGTCTTATCTGCCGGTGAACGAGTTTTCCTTGACGTACCAGCTGTACATACGCATGCTCGCTCAGGACCTCTTTGTAAAACTAGCCAATGAGGCAGAGGATCAGGGGGATTCGGTGGAAGCGGAAAAATTCAACATGCGAGCGGATGAATTATTACAAGATCTGGACGAGATTTTTGCTCAGTTTGGTAAGGAGGGATCGTATGCCTCGCAAAACGTCAAAGGAAGGTATTATCGCCTTCATGGCGATACCGAACAGGCGCGAGAGTATTATCGGACAACCAATCAAGGCCAAGCCACTCTTCTCGGCTACGCTCTTGATAACCCTTCGGAAATTGATAGTGAGATTGAGCGTCTTAAACAAAAAGAGTTTGCCATTGGTCGTGGCAACCTCTGCCGTATAATCCTGCAGCTCGAGACGGAGAAAATAGATATTGATGACCCGGTTATAGAAGAGTACCTGGGCACGGCTACGGAAGAGGGTGCCGGATGGGTGATCGATCTAGCCTTGATCACTGGCCGCTATGAAGAAGCGCAAGCGTTGGCCGTCAAACTGTATAAAAACTTCCCTGAGGACGGCAATCGTGTCCGCAGAAATTTTCTGCGGTACAATGCCGGCGATTCCTCGATCAGTGAGTACTTAAGGGATACTCCCAAGCTCGCGCATGGTGGTGCCAATTACCAAATTGGGCTGCATTATCTCAGTCGTGGAAAACGTACGGAGGCCGCAAAATACTTCCAAGACTCCATCGATTACGGCATCCCGGACGACCGTGCTAGGGAATTCGCGATCGTCTTTCTGAAGCAATTTGACAAAGATCCGAGCTGGCCGAGATGGATTCCTGTTAACGAGTAG